A single genomic interval of Oryctolagus cuniculus chromosome 19, mOryCun1.1, whole genome shotgun sequence harbors:
- the ST1A8 gene encoding cytosolic phenol sulfotransferase SULT1A1 isoform 1 (isoform 1 is encoded by transcript variant 1; The RefSeq protein has 2 substitutions compared to this genomic sequence), whose product MELIQDTSRPPLEYVKGVPLIKYFAEAMGPLQSFKARPDDLLISTYPKSGTTWVSEILDMIYQAGDQQKCLRAPIYIRVPFLEFKAPGAPSGMETLKDTPSPRLLKTHLPLALLPQTLLDQKVKVVYVARNAKDVAVSYYNFYHMARVHPEPGTWDSFLEKFMAGKVSYGSWYQHVREWWELSRTHPVLYLFFEDMKENPKREIKKILEFLGRSLPEETVDRIAHCTSFKEMKKNPMTNYSTIPENIMDHNVSPFMRRGVAGDWKTTFTVAQHEYFEADYAEKMAGCELTFRSEL is encoded by the exons ATGGAGCTCATCCAGGACACGTCCCGCCCACCGCTGGAGTACGTGAAGGGGGTCCCGCTCATCAAGTACTTTGCTGAGGCGATGGGGCCACTGCAAAGCTTCAAGGCCCGGCCCGATGACCTGCTCATCAGCACCTACCCCAAGTCCG GCACTACCTGGGTGAGCGAGATACTGGATATGATCTACCAGGCCGGTGACCAACAGAAGTGTCTCCGGGCCCCCATCTACATCCGGGTGCCCTTCCTTGAGTTCAAGGCCCCAGGAGCCCCCTCAG GTATGGAGACCCTGAAAGATACACCGTCCCCGCGGCTCCTCAAGACGCACCTGCCACTGGCTCTGCTCCCTCAGACTCTCCTGGACCAGAAGGTCAAG GTGGTCTACGTTGCCCGCAACGCGAAGGATGTGGCCGTCTCCTACTACAATTTCTACCACATGGCCAGGGTGCACCCTGAGCCTGGCACCTGGGACAGCTTCCTGGAAAAGTTCATGGCCGGGAAAG TGTCCTACGGCTCCTGGTACCAGCACGTGCGGGAGTGGTGGGAGCTGAGCCGCACCCACCCCGTCCTCTACCTCTTCTTTGAGGACATGAAGGAG AACCCCAAGAGGGAGATCAAGAAGATCCTGGAGTTCCTGGGGCGCTCCCTGCCGGAGGAGACGGTGGACCGCATCGCCCACTGCACGTCTTTCAAGGAGATGAAGAAGAACCCCATGACCAACTACAGCACCATCCCCGAAAACATCATGGACCACAACGTCTCCCCCTTCATGCGCAGAG GCGTGGCAGGGGACTGGAAGACCACCTTCACCGTGGCCCAGAACGAGCGCTTCGAGGCCGACTACGCCGAGAAGATGGCGGGCTGCGAGCTCACCTTCCGTTCAGAGCTGTga